One genomic region from Streptomyces sp. NBC_01304 encodes:
- a CDS encoding cytochrome P450 gives MSETTVPVPHGLPMERNAGPFDPPREITALREARPVSPLVFPDGHEGWLVTGYEALRQLMADTRFSSRQDIGVLHIPYETPGMPSPTEPSPQIPGVFIAMDPPDHTRLRRKLTGAFTAKRMKQLEEGVTEIVERQLDAMAQLTPPVDLVKEFALPVPSLVICELLGVPYADRDTFQVNSAKFMEKEVELEEKMAAYGALTTYLAQLVISKRAEPAEDILSDLAGHEDLTIEELTGMAFLLLLAGFETTANMLGLGTFALLEHPEQMAELRANPDLFAGAAEELMRYLSVADIFFRYATEDIELGGETITKGSTVVVSLLAANRDPKRFDDPDALDIRRNARGELGFGHGVHQCLGSQLARMEMRTGFEALLRRFPTLELAVPADEVKVRSDMNIYGVHALPVTW, from the coding sequence ATGAGTGAGACTACGGTTCCGGTTCCGCACGGCCTTCCCATGGAGCGCAACGCCGGTCCCTTCGACCCGCCCCGCGAGATCACCGCGCTGCGCGAGGCCCGCCCGGTCAGCCCGCTGGTCTTCCCCGACGGGCACGAGGGCTGGCTCGTCACCGGCTACGAGGCGCTGCGGCAGCTCATGGCGGACACCCGGTTCAGCTCCCGCCAGGACATCGGCGTACTCCACATCCCGTACGAGACTCCCGGCATGCCGTCTCCGACGGAGCCGTCCCCGCAGATACCGGGCGTGTTCATCGCGATGGACCCGCCGGACCACACCCGGCTGCGGCGCAAGCTGACCGGCGCGTTCACCGCGAAGCGCATGAAGCAGCTCGAAGAGGGCGTCACCGAGATCGTCGAACGGCAGCTGGACGCGATGGCGCAGCTGACTCCGCCGGTCGACCTGGTCAAGGAGTTCGCGCTGCCGGTGCCGTCCCTGGTGATCTGCGAACTGCTCGGTGTGCCGTACGCGGACCGGGACACCTTCCAGGTCAACTCCGCAAAGTTCATGGAGAAGGAGGTGGAGCTGGAGGAGAAGATGGCAGCGTACGGCGCGCTGACCACGTACCTGGCCCAGCTGGTGATCAGCAAGCGCGCCGAGCCCGCCGAGGACATCCTGTCCGACCTGGCCGGCCACGAGGACCTCACCATTGAAGAACTCACGGGCATGGCCTTCCTGTTGCTGCTCGCGGGCTTCGAGACCACGGCCAACATGCTGGGCCTCGGCACCTTCGCGCTCCTTGAGCACCCCGAGCAGATGGCCGAACTGCGGGCGAATCCGGACCTGTTCGCGGGTGCGGCCGAGGAGCTGATGCGCTACCTGTCCGTGGCCGACATCTTCTTCCGGTACGCCACGGAGGACATCGAGCTCGGCGGCGAGACCATCACCAAGGGCTCGACCGTCGTCGTCTCCCTGCTGGCCGCCAACCGCGACCCCAAGCGCTTCGACGACCCCGACGCCCTGGACATCCGCCGCAACGCCCGTGGCGAGCTGGGCTTCGGCCACGGCGTCCACCAGTGTCTGGGCTCGCAGCTCGCCCGGATGGAGATGCGCACCGGATTCGAGGCACTGCTGCGCCGCTTCCCGACCCTCGAACTGGCCGTCCCCGCCGACGAGGTGAAGGTCAGGAGCGACATGAACATCTACGGCGTGCACGCGCTGCCGGTCACCTGGTAG
- a CDS encoding XdhC/CoxI family protein, which produces MLDIAEELNRWVEQGRDFVVATVVAVSGSGPRETGAALAVDSEGTALGSVSGGCVEGAVYELCLQSLQDGETVLEHFRHSDEDAFAMGLTCGGTIDILVTPMPANAPGRGVFAAALAAAASGEAAAVARITEGPAELLGKALLVRPDGTYEGSFGGHPELDRTAVGEAAAMLDAGRTGTVEIGEDGSRCGRPLTLLVESAVTAPRMLVFGAIDFASALCRVGKFLGYRVTVCDARPVFVTRTRFPEADDVVVEWPHKYLKRTEVDGRTVICVLTHDAKFDVPLLELALRLPVAYVGAMGSRRTHLDRNERLREAGVSELELGRLRSPIGLDLGARTPEETALSIASEIVAARRGGSGVSLTGAHTPIHPSEDHHP; this is translated from the coding sequence ATGCTGGACATCGCCGAAGAGTTGAACCGGTGGGTCGAGCAGGGGCGTGACTTCGTCGTCGCCACGGTGGTGGCCGTCAGCGGGAGCGGGCCCCGGGAAACGGGCGCGGCCCTCGCTGTCGACAGCGAGGGCACGGCGCTCGGGTCGGTCTCCGGCGGGTGCGTGGAGGGCGCTGTCTACGAGCTCTGCCTGCAGTCCCTCCAGGACGGCGAGACCGTCCTCGAACACTTCCGTCACAGCGACGAGGACGCCTTCGCCATGGGTCTGACCTGCGGCGGCACCATCGACATCCTCGTCACCCCGATGCCCGCGAACGCTCCGGGACGGGGGGTGTTCGCGGCCGCGCTGGCCGCCGCCGCCTCCGGCGAGGCGGCGGCGGTCGCGCGGATCACCGAAGGCCCCGCCGAACTCCTCGGCAAGGCCCTCCTGGTCCGCCCCGACGGCACATACGAGGGGTCCTTCGGCGGCCATCCCGAGCTGGACCGCACCGCGGTCGGCGAGGCCGCCGCGATGCTGGACGCCGGCCGGACCGGCACCGTCGAGATAGGCGAGGACGGCAGCCGTTGCGGCCGTCCCCTGACCCTGCTCGTCGAGTCGGCCGTCACCGCCCCGCGCATGCTCGTCTTCGGCGCCATCGACTTCGCCTCCGCGCTCTGTCGCGTGGGCAAGTTCCTCGGCTACCGCGTCACCGTCTGCGACGCCCGCCCCGTCTTCGTGACGCGGACCCGCTTCCCAGAGGCGGACGACGTCGTCGTCGAGTGGCCGCACAAGTACCTCAAGCGCACCGAGGTCGACGGCCGCACGGTCATCTGCGTACTGACCCACGACGCCAAGTTCGACGTCCCGCTCCTCGAACTGGCCCTCAGACTTCCCGTCGCGTACGTCGGCGCGATGGGCTCCCGCCGCACCCACCTGGACCGCAACGAGCGGCTCCGCGAGGCCGGTGTCTCCGAGCTCGAACTGGGCCGGCTGCGCTCCCCGATCGGCCTCGACCTCGGCGCGCGTACGCCCGAGGAGACGGCCCTGTCGATCGCCTCGGAGATCGTCGCGGCCCGCCGCGGTGGCTCTGGCGTTTCGCTGACGGGGGCGCACACCCCGATCCACCCGTCCGAAGACCATCACCCCTGA
- a CDS encoding acyl carrier protein: MSEPIDLRHQIIDLRDRVRADDQLTLQIRALCADTLGLAVEHVPLWARLVADLEADSLDFSALADRLAMQYGIVADETVLREAETVRDLVALVLSAAPPAPR, from the coding sequence ATGTCCGAGCCGATCGACCTACGCCACCAGATCATCGACCTCCGCGACCGAGTCCGGGCCGACGATCAACTCACCCTGCAGATCCGCGCCCTGTGCGCCGACACGCTGGGCCTCGCCGTCGAGCACGTACCGCTCTGGGCCCGCCTCGTGGCCGACCTGGAGGCGGACAGCCTGGACTTCTCCGCCCTGGCCGACCGCCTCGCCATGCAGTACGGCATCGTCGCGGACGAGACGGTCCTGCGCGAGGCCGAGACGGTACGCGACCTCGTGGCCCTGGTCCTGAGCGCGGCGCCGCCCGCCCCGCGATGA
- a CDS encoding S1 family peptidase translates to MHRTLRTSRTGKSLTRLAAVGAVALAAVSLEPLAAHAGPATEPAGAVRAADGSWDPTPYVVGGIRAKQGEFPFMVRLSMGCGGALYKKDIVLTAAHCVDGSGPNRTITATAGVADLKDPKAIKVKSTKVLQAPGYNGKGKDWALIKLAKPIDLPTLKIATNTTYNKGKFTVAGWGANREDGAQQRHLLKATVPFVSDAACKAAYGADLTPKQEICAGFVETGGVDTCQGDSGGPMFRKDDNKKWIQVGIVSWGDGCARPGKPGVYTEVSTFARDIAKAARTL, encoded by the coding sequence ATGCACAGAACCCTCAGAACCTCCCGTACAGGCAAGTCACTTACGAGACTCGCCGCCGTCGGGGCCGTCGCGCTCGCCGCGGTCAGCCTCGAACCGCTCGCCGCGCACGCCGGCCCGGCCACCGAGCCCGCCGGTGCGGTGCGTGCCGCGGACGGGAGCTGGGATCCCACCCCGTACGTCGTCGGCGGAATCCGGGCCAAGCAGGGGGAGTTCCCCTTCATGGTCCGGCTCTCCATGGGCTGCGGCGGCGCGCTGTACAAGAAGGACATCGTCCTCACCGCCGCGCACTGCGTGGACGGCTCGGGCCCGAACCGCACCATCACCGCGACGGCCGGCGTCGCCGACCTCAAGGACCCCAAGGCCATCAAGGTCAAGTCCACCAAGGTCCTGCAGGCTCCCGGCTACAACGGCAAGGGCAAGGACTGGGCGCTCATCAAGCTCGCCAAGCCGATCGACCTGCCGACGCTGAAGATCGCGACCAACACGACGTACAACAAGGGCAAGTTCACGGTGGCGGGCTGGGGCGCCAACCGCGAGGACGGCGCTCAGCAGCGCCACCTGCTCAAGGCCACGGTGCCGTTCGTGTCCGATGCCGCGTGCAAGGCGGCGTACGGGGCCGATCTCACGCCCAAGCAGGAGATCTGTGCCGGGTTCGTCGAGACCGGGGGTGTCGACACCTGCCAGGGGGACTCCGGTGGGCCGATGTTCCGCAAGGACGACAACAAGAAGTGGATCCAGGTCGGGATCGTGAGCTGGGGCGACGGCTGTGCCCGTCCGGGCAAGCCTGGTGTGTACACCGAGGTGTCCACGTTCGCGCGTGACATAGCGAAGGCTGCTCGCACCCTGTGA
- a CDS encoding peptidoglycan-binding domain-containing protein: protein MDAQYCPACGAQRLPDLRPACDCALRARQADQASEAEVAPGTVVVDEAGPVFGQVAPPGQAEAARREADVELFDELEQTRAQAPPAQPLPPEVADAGAGDGLVHASGDAAGHVAGHVVGHDEDPYAPVRNRKRPAIVFGLAAAVVLTAGALGAAGGMFSSEPGADGVSVRAGGPSDAASPSAADSPDASASKSERASRSSTRPASPSESASARPSSSASPSSGVTRPSSSASASKSPSPSSSKPSSSPAETPGTLRRGDRGDEVVELQLRLQQLQLYVGAAHGNYNAEVEQAVARFQEARAIGEESGVYGPVTRRQVEAETSDPD, encoded by the coding sequence GTGGACGCACAGTATTGCCCCGCGTGCGGCGCGCAGCGGTTGCCCGATCTGCGGCCGGCCTGCGACTGCGCACTGCGGGCGCGGCAGGCGGATCAGGCCTCGGAGGCCGAGGTCGCGCCGGGGACCGTGGTCGTGGACGAGGCCGGTCCGGTGTTCGGGCAGGTGGCGCCGCCGGGTCAGGCGGAGGCCGCGCGGCGCGAGGCGGACGTCGAGCTCTTCGACGAGCTGGAGCAGACGCGCGCCCAGGCGCCGCCCGCGCAGCCGCTTCCGCCGGAGGTGGCGGACGCCGGGGCGGGTGACGGTCTGGTGCATGCCTCCGGTGACGCCGCCGGCCATGTCGCCGGTCATGTCGTCGGTCATGATGAGGATCCGTACGCGCCCGTACGTAACCGGAAGCGCCCGGCGATCGTATTCGGCCTGGCGGCCGCGGTGGTGCTGACCGCCGGGGCGCTGGGGGCGGCCGGTGGAATGTTCAGCTCCGAACCCGGCGCCGACGGGGTGAGCGTGCGGGCCGGAGGTCCGTCCGACGCCGCGTCGCCGAGTGCCGCCGACTCGCCCGACGCCTCCGCCTCGAAGTCCGAGCGTGCGAGCCGCAGTTCGACACGCCCCGCCTCGCCGAGCGAGTCCGCCTCCGCGCGGCCGTCGTCCTCGGCCTCGCCCTCCTCCGGTGTGACGCGGCCGTCGTCCTCCGCCTCCGCGTCCAAGTCGCCGAGCCCGTCCAGCTCCAAGCCGTCGTCCAGCCCGGCCGAGACGCCGGGCACGCTGCGCCGGGGCGACCGCGGCGACGAGGTCGTCGAGCTCCAACTGCGGCTGCAGCAGCTGCAGTTGTACGTCGGTGCCGCGCACGGCAACTACAACGCCGAGGTCGAGCAGGCCGTCGCGCGGTTCCAGGAGGCGCGGGCCATCGGGGAGGAGTCCGGGGTGTACGGGCCGGTGACGCGGCGGCAGGTGGAGGCGGAGACGTCCGATCCGGACTAG
- a CDS encoding universal stress protein, which yields MSSNAPVLVAVDGSQHSLDALRWALDEAVLRDAEVLALHVSAAADGDPVAARIAEVLAGRDRAPQVSYETVDGTPAAVLAERAAKAQLLVLGSRGLGGFAALLLGSTGRKCAANAPCPVVVVPHATRTAEAPVPEGGHGRVALGLSPQETSDEAIEFAFAEAERRGAELQVISTYLVPLTSLTRVGELVDAPDTDQARVVEAAQSARLAPFAERHPAVAVVPVVTAGDPAGRLVTGSRTADLTVVGRHRRRLRPDALVMGSVTNAVLQHAQGSVAVVPGAE from the coding sequence ATGAGCAGCAACGCACCTGTCCTCGTGGCCGTAGACGGTTCGCAGCACAGCCTCGACGCCCTTCGGTGGGCCCTCGACGAGGCCGTTCTGCGGGATGCGGAGGTCCTCGCTCTCCATGTGAGCGCGGCGGCGGACGGCGACCCCGTCGCCGCCCGGATCGCCGAGGTCCTGGCCGGCCGCGACCGTGCACCGCAGGTGTCGTACGAGACCGTCGACGGCACGCCCGCCGCCGTGCTGGCCGAGCGGGCCGCCAAGGCCCAGCTCCTGGTCCTCGGCTCCCGTGGACTCGGCGGCTTCGCCGCGCTGCTGCTCGGCTCCACCGGCCGCAAGTGCGCGGCGAACGCGCCCTGCCCGGTCGTCGTGGTCCCGCACGCCACGCGTACGGCAGAGGCGCCCGTGCCCGAGGGCGGCCATGGCAGGGTCGCGCTCGGGCTCTCCCCGCAGGAGACCTCCGACGAGGCGATCGAGTTCGCCTTCGCCGAGGCCGAGCGGCGCGGTGCCGAACTCCAGGTGATCTCCACCTACTTGGTGCCGCTCACGTCCCTCACGCGCGTCGGCGAACTGGTCGACGCCCCGGACACGGACCAGGCCCGCGTCGTCGAGGCCGCCCAGTCCGCCCGGCTCGCCCCCTTCGCCGAGCGGCACCCGGCGGTGGCTGTCGTCCCCGTGGTCACCGCGGGCGACCCGGCCGGCCGGTTGGTCACCGGCTCCCGTACGGCCGACCTGACGGTGGTCGGCCGCCACCGCCGCCGGTTGCGGCCGGACGCGCTGGTCATGGGCTCGGTGACCAACGCGGTGTTGCAGCATGCGCAGGGGTCGGTCGCCGTTGTGCCTGGCGCGGAGTGA
- a CDS encoding helix-turn-helix domain-containing protein, translated as MRDDRPERPAEVDGTAHLFRALGKQIKALREALSWSQKELGDALHVSVDLISAIERGRRTPQPDFLERADKVLDARGVLVAAIPDVREALARARTRHPEWYRGYAELEAEGVELHFYANHGMPGLLQTAEHAHSVISKRRPLVDTETVEKRVADRLDRQKVFARTPLPVISYVLEESILDRPIGGRAVHETQLRRLLEVGRMRNVELQVMPTACLEHPNMDGAFNLLVPKGQNHQIGYTEVQEQPTLITDPAKVRVLSERYGIMRAAALPPRESLALVEEKLEQR; from the coding sequence ATGCGCGACGACCGACCGGAACGGCCCGCGGAAGTGGATGGCACGGCCCACCTGTTCAGGGCCCTGGGGAAGCAGATCAAGGCCCTTCGGGAGGCGCTGAGTTGGAGCCAGAAGGAACTGGGCGATGCCTTGCATGTGAGCGTGGACCTGATCTCCGCGATCGAGCGCGGTCGACGTACACCGCAGCCGGACTTCCTGGAGCGGGCCGACAAGGTGCTGGATGCGCGGGGTGTGCTGGTGGCAGCAATCCCTGATGTGCGAGAAGCGCTGGCGCGGGCGAGGACGAGGCACCCTGAGTGGTATCGGGGGTATGCGGAGTTGGAGGCCGAAGGGGTCGAGCTGCACTTCTACGCCAACCACGGCATGCCGGGTCTGCTCCAGACCGCCGAGCACGCACACTCTGTAATCTCCAAGAGGCGCCCTCTCGTTGACACGGAGACCGTGGAGAAGCGGGTGGCCGACCGTCTGGACCGCCAGAAGGTCTTCGCGCGCACCCCGCTTCCGGTGATCAGCTACGTCCTGGAGGAGTCCATCCTGGACAGGCCAATCGGAGGACGAGCTGTTCACGAGACGCAGCTGCGGCGCCTTCTTGAAGTGGGCCGGATGCGGAACGTGGAACTTCAGGTGATGCCCACCGCCTGCCTGGAACACCCCAACATGGACGGCGCGTTCAACCTGCTGGTCCCCAAGGGGCAGAACCACCAGATCGGTTACACCGAAGTCCAGGAACAGCCCACGTTGATCACGGACCCCGCAAAGGTCCGCGTCCTCTCCGAACGCTATGGGATCATGCGCGCAGCGGCATTGCCGCCACGTGAGTCCCTGGCATTGGTCGAGGAGAAGCTGGAGCAGCGATGA
- a CDS encoding DUF397 domain-containing protein, protein MKNTEALAWFKSSYSGGSGGECLEVATCPAHADAVHIRDSKRPDGDTLTISPDAWSAFLTRVRD, encoded by the coding sequence ATGAAGAACACCGAAGCCCTCGCCTGGTTCAAGTCGAGCTACAGCGGCGGCTCGGGCGGCGAATGCCTCGAAGTCGCCACCTGCCCCGCCCACGCAGACGCAGTGCACATCCGAGACTCCAAGCGCCCCGACGGCGACACCCTCACCATCAGCCCGGACGCCTGGTCCGCCTTCCTCACCCGCGTACGCGACTAG
- a CDS encoding DUF5994 family protein — MTTTLHPLPTPRTVRLSLAPAGGEPRAIDGAWWPHSDDLTDELALLIRALPHSWPQIAHVTVNPAMWSALPGRILVANQVIRLHRSTAQHAPDTVCLLAPGRGRWDLLVVRPDTEEAEALLLMAGATAAASRPW; from the coding sequence ATGACCACGACCCTGCACCCCCTGCCCACCCCGCGCACGGTCCGCCTGAGCCTGGCCCCGGCCGGCGGCGAACCGCGGGCCATCGACGGGGCGTGGTGGCCCCACAGCGACGACCTCACGGACGAACTGGCGCTGCTGATCCGGGCCTTGCCGCACAGCTGGCCGCAGATCGCCCATGTGACGGTCAACCCGGCCATGTGGTCCGCGCTCCCGGGCCGGATCCTCGTCGCCAACCAGGTGATCCGGCTGCACCGGAGCACCGCACAGCACGCCCCGGACACGGTCTGCCTGCTCGCTCCGGGCCGGGGCAGGTGGGATCTGCTGGTCGTGCGGCCCGACACGGAAGAGGCCGAGGCGCTGCTCCTCATGGCCGGCGCCACGGCGGCCGCGTCACGGCCGTGGTGA
- a CDS encoding ATP-binding protein, protein MKAQIATPDQELSFVQLFSATPRGARLARRLALHQLDEWGIPHGTETSDAVASVIAELAANAVTHGHVPGRDFELRLVLDGVRQRLRVEVSDARADRDPALRRRADDAEGGRGLQLVDALAEDWGVRDRGVGKTVWAEVKGPDVQHQLT, encoded by the coding sequence ATGAAAGCCCAAATCGCCACTCCCGACCAAGAGTTGAGCTTCGTCCAGCTCTTCAGCGCCACCCCGCGAGGCGCCCGCCTCGCCCGCAGGCTCGCCCTGCACCAGCTCGACGAGTGGGGCATCCCGCACGGCACGGAGACCTCCGACGCGGTGGCGAGCGTGATCGCCGAGCTCGCCGCGAACGCGGTCACGCACGGCCATGTGCCGGGCCGGGACTTCGAGTTGAGGCTCGTGCTCGACGGCGTACGGCAGCGACTGCGCGTGGAGGTCTCGGACGCCCGCGCCGATCGCGACCCCGCGCTGCGGCGGCGGGCGGACGATGCCGAGGGAGGGCGCGGGCTGCAGCTCGTGGACGCCCTCGCCGAGGACTGGGGCGTTCGGGACCGCGGTGTGGGCAAGACCGTGTGGGCGGAGGTCAAAGGGCCTGACGTTCAACATCAGTTGACGTAG